In one window of Streptomyces griseus subsp. griseus DNA:
- the rpsO gene encoding 30S ribosomal protein S15 produces MPLDAATKKQIMSDFAQKEGDTGSPEVQVAMLSRRISDLTEHLKTHKHDHHSRRGLLILVGQRRRLLQYLAKKDIQRFRALVDRLGIRRGAAGGAK; encoded by the coding sequence GTGCCGCTCGACGCCGCTACGAAGAAGCAGATCATGTCCGACTTCGCGCAGAAGGAGGGCGACACCGGGTCCCCCGAGGTCCAGGTCGCCATGCTTTCCCGCCGGATCTCGGACCTGACGGAGCACCTCAAGACGCACAAGCACGACCACCACTCCCGTCGTGGTCTGCTGATCCTGGTCGGCCAGCGTCGCCGCCTCCTGCAGTACCTGGCCAAGAAGGACATCCAGCGCTTCCGTGCGCTGGTCGACCGCCTCGGCATCCGCCGCGGTGCGGCCGGCGGCGCCAAGTAA
- a CDS encoding polyribonucleotide nucleotidyltransferase, translating into MENETHYAEAVIDNGTFGTRTIRFETGRLAKQAAGSAVAYLDDDTMVLSATTASKRPKDNLDFFPLTVDVEERQYAAGKIPGSFFRREGRPSEDAILTCRLIDRPLRPSFKKGLRNEIQIVETIMALNPDHLYDVVAINAASCSTILAGLPFSGPIGATRVALIKGQWVAFPTHTELEDAVFDMVVAGRVLEDGDVAIMMVEAEATEKTIQLVKDGAEAPTEEIVAAGLDAAKPFIKALCKAQSDLASKAAKPVGEFPVFLDYQDDVFEALSKAVTSELTQALTIAGKQDREAELDRVKEIAAEKLLPAFEGREKEISAAYRALTKKLVRERVIKDKVRIDGRGVTDIRTLAAEVEAIPRVHGSALFERGETQILGVTTLNMLRMEQQLDTLSPVTRKRYMHNYNFPPYSVGETGRVGSPKRREIGHGALAERAIVPVLPSREEFPYAIRQVSEALGSNGSTSMGSVCASTMSLLNAGVPLKAAVAGIAMGLISQEIDGKTHYVALTDILGAEDAFGDMDFKVAGTKQFVTALQLDTKLDGIPASVLAAALKQARDARLHILDVMNEAIDVPDEMSPNAPRIITVKIPVDKIGEVIGPKGKMINQIQEDTGADITIEDDGTIYIGAQQGSQAEAARATINAIANPTMPEVGERYLGTVVKTTTFGAFVSLMPGKDGLLHISQIRKLAGGKRVENVEDVLGVGAKVQVEIAEIDSRGKLSLIPVIEGEEDETKDDTDK; encoded by the coding sequence GTGGAGAACGAGACCCACTACGCCGAGGCCGTTATCGACAACGGAACCTTCGGCACCCGCACCATCCGCTTCGAGACGGGCCGCCTGGCCAAGCAGGCCGCCGGCTCCGCCGTCGCGTACCTGGACGACGACACCATGGTGCTGTCGGCCACCACCGCCTCCAAGCGGCCCAAGGACAACCTCGACTTCTTCCCCCTCACGGTGGACGTCGAGGAGCGGCAGTACGCGGCCGGCAAGATCCCCGGCTCCTTCTTCCGTCGTGAGGGCCGGCCCTCCGAGGACGCGATCCTCACCTGCCGCCTGATCGACCGCCCGCTGCGCCCCTCCTTCAAGAAGGGCCTGCGCAACGAGATCCAGATCGTCGAGACGATCATGGCGCTCAACCCCGACCACCTGTACGACGTGGTCGCGATCAACGCCGCCTCCTGCTCCACCATCCTGGCGGGCCTGCCCTTCTCCGGCCCGATCGGCGCCACCCGCGTCGCCCTGATCAAGGGCCAGTGGGTCGCGTTCCCGACGCACACCGAGCTCGAGGACGCCGTCTTCGACATGGTCGTCGCCGGTCGCGTCCTGGAGGACGGCGACGTCGCGATCATGATGGTCGAGGCCGAGGCCACCGAGAAGACCATCCAGCTCGTCAAGGACGGCGCCGAGGCTCCCACCGAGGAGATCGTCGCCGCCGGTCTGGACGCCGCGAAGCCCTTCATCAAGGCGCTCTGCAAGGCCCAGTCCGACCTCGCCTCCAAGGCCGCCAAGCCGGTCGGCGAGTTCCCGGTCTTCCTGGACTACCAGGACGACGTCTTCGAGGCGCTCTCCAAGGCCGTCACCTCCGAGCTGACGCAGGCGCTCACCATCGCCGGCAAGCAGGACCGCGAGGCCGAGCTGGACCGCGTCAAGGAGATCGCCGCCGAGAAGCTGCTCCCGGCCTTCGAGGGCCGCGAGAAGGAGATCTCCGCCGCGTACCGCGCGCTGACCAAGAAGCTGGTCCGCGAGCGCGTCATCAAGGACAAGGTCCGCATCGACGGCCGTGGCGTCACGGACATCCGTACGCTCGCCGCCGAGGTCGAGGCCATCCCGCGCGTGCACGGCTCGGCGCTGTTCGAGCGTGGCGAGACCCAGATCCTGGGCGTCACCACCCTCAACATGCTCCGCATGGAGCAGCAGCTGGACACCCTCTCCCCGGTGACCCGCAAGCGCTACATGCACAACTACAACTTCCCCCCGTACTCCGTCGGTGAGACCGGCCGCGTGGGCTCGCCCAAGCGCCGCGAGATCGGCCACGGAGCGCTCGCCGAGCGCGCCATCGTGCCGGTTCTCCCCTCGCGCGAGGAGTTCCCCTACGCGATCCGCCAGGTCTCCGAGGCGCTGGGCTCCAACGGCTCGACGTCCATGGGCTCGGTCTGCGCCTCCACCATGTCGCTGCTGAACGCCGGTGTCCCCCTCAAGGCCGCCGTCGCCGGTATCGCCATGGGCCTGATCTCGCAGGAGATCGACGGCAAGACCCACTACGTCGCCCTCACCGACATCCTCGGTGCGGAGGACGCCTTCGGCGACATGGACTTCAAGGTCGCCGGTACGAAGCAGTTCGTGACCGCGCTCCAGCTCGACACCAAGCTCGACGGCATCCCCGCCTCGGTCCTGGCCGCCGCGCTGAAGCAGGCCCGTGACGCGCGTCTGCACATCCTGGACGTCATGAACGAGGCCATCGACGTCCCGGACGAGATGTCCCCGAACGCCCCGCGGATCATCACCGTCAAGATCCCGGTGGACAAGATCGGTGAGGTCATCGGCCCCAAGGGCAAGATGATCAACCAGATCCAGGAGGACACCGGCGCCGACATCACGATCGAGGACGACGGCACCATCTACATCGGTGCCCAGCAGGGTTCGCAGGCCGAGGCCGCCCGCGCCACGATCAACGCGATCGCCAACCCCACCATGCCGGAGGTCGGCGAGCGCTACCTGGGTACGGTCGTCAAGACGACCACCTTCGGCGCGTTCGTCTCGCTCATGCCGGGCAAGGACGGCCTGCTGCACATCTCGCAGATCCGCAAGCTCGCCGGTGGCAAGCGCGTGGAGAACGTCGAGGACGTGCTCGGCGTCGGCGCCAAGGTCCAGGTCGAGATCGCCGAGATCGACTCGCGCGGCAAGCTCTCCCTGATCCCCGTCATCGAGGGTGAAGAGGACGAGACGAAGGACGACACCGACAAGTGA
- the eccD gene encoding type VII secretion integral membrane protein EccD produces MTAQAAATTTGRPGHGVPSGNGTGFCRVTVVAPDSRVDVALPEDVPVADLYPEILRLSGQSPTPGAPVGYHLVRRDGTVLDSARTLAGHRILDGELLSLRPFAESLPPAVFDDVSDAVATAVAKDRTLWGDSLMRGAGLFGGSVLLTLLGFVLWTADPRHDMHGLPGILAAVTAVLLLALACVRARIYDDRGSAIALGTGAMVNAAVAGSGLLSLSTGQGVGRLQFLLACAAVLVVAVILMITAPGGDGPFVAFVFAGATGLVVTFIAITAELAPIEAAAVCAPFAVGALAFLPGLSTRFARLPIGFEPPRSAVGDYGTSEPAPQGPVDAVRIAAQARRGHELLLGLVGGCALVAVAAAAVLGFSDNVWGRLLALATGVAMLMRAHLFRYTAQVGCTLAAGLGSLVLLGLGLSLNPPLTLVRDALRGDGTALDIRTVWLAAAVAGVAALITAIGLIVPRKGVTPFWGRFLEIAETVVLLTLLPLCLAVFDVYRSIRALTS; encoded by the coding sequence ATGACGGCCCAAGCGGCAGCCACCACGACCGGCCGGCCGGGTCACGGAGTTCCGTCCGGCAACGGCACGGGCTTCTGCCGGGTCACGGTCGTCGCCCCCGACAGCCGGGTCGACGTGGCCCTGCCCGAGGACGTGCCCGTCGCCGACCTCTACCCCGAGATCCTCCGGCTCTCCGGACAGAGCCCCACCCCCGGCGCCCCCGTCGGCTACCACCTCGTACGCCGTGACGGCACCGTCCTGGACAGCGCCCGTACGCTGGCCGGCCACCGTATCCTCGACGGCGAGCTGCTCTCCCTGCGGCCCTTCGCCGAGTCGCTGCCGCCCGCCGTCTTCGACGACGTCTCCGACGCCGTCGCCACCGCCGTGGCCAAGGACCGCACCCTCTGGGGCGACTCCCTCATGCGCGGCGCCGGCCTCTTCGGCGGCTCCGTCCTGCTGACCCTGCTCGGCTTCGTGCTCTGGACCGCCGACCCCCGGCACGACATGCACGGCCTGCCCGGCATCCTGGCCGCGGTCACCGCCGTACTCCTGCTCGCCCTCGCCTGCGTCCGCGCGCGGATCTACGACGACCGGGGCTCGGCCATCGCGCTCGGCACCGGCGCCATGGTGAACGCCGCGGTCGCCGGCTCCGGGCTGCTCTCGCTCAGTACCGGCCAGGGCGTGGGCCGGCTGCAGTTCCTGCTGGCCTGCGCCGCCGTGCTGGTCGTCGCGGTCATCCTCATGATCACCGCACCCGGCGGCGACGGCCCGTTCGTCGCGTTCGTCTTCGCCGGCGCCACCGGCCTCGTCGTCACCTTCATCGCGATCACGGCGGAGCTGGCGCCCATCGAGGCCGCAGCCGTCTGCGCCCCCTTCGCCGTCGGCGCCCTGGCCTTCCTGCCCGGCCTCTCCACCCGCTTCGCCCGCCTCCCCATCGGCTTCGAACCGCCCCGCTCCGCCGTCGGCGACTACGGCACCTCCGAGCCGGCGCCCCAGGGCCCGGTCGACGCCGTACGGATCGCCGCCCAGGCGCGCCGGGGCCACGAGCTGCTCCTCGGCCTGGTCGGCGGCTGCGCCCTGGTGGCCGTGGCCGCCGCCGCGGTGCTCGGCTTCTCGGACAACGTCTGGGGCCGGCTGCTCGCCCTGGCCACCGGGGTCGCCATGCTGATGCGGGCCCACCTGTTCCGCTACACCGCCCAGGTCGGCTGCACCCTCGCCGCGGGCCTCGGCTCCCTCGTCCTCCTGGGCCTCGGCCTCTCCCTCAACCCGCCGCTCACCCTGGTGCGCGACGCCCTGCGGGGGGACGGCACCGCCCTGGACATCCGTACGGTGTGGCTCGCCGCCGCCGTCGCGGGCGTCGCCGCCCTGATCACCGCCATCGGCCTGATCGTGCCGCGCAAGGGGGTCACCCCGTTCTGGGGCCGCTTCCTGGAGATCGCCGAGACGGTGGTCCTGCTCACCCTGCTGCCGCTGTGCCTGGCGGTCTTCGACGTCTACCGTTCGATCCGCGCCCTCACCAGCTGA